The following proteins are co-located in the Anomalospiza imberbis isolate Cuckoo-Finch-1a 21T00152 chromosome Z, ASM3175350v1, whole genome shotgun sequence genome:
- the APC gene encoding adenomatous polyposis coli protein isoform X1, with protein MAAASYDQLLKQVEALKMENSNLRQELEDNSNHLTKLETEASTMKEVLKQLKGSIEDEAMASSGQMDLLERLKELNLESTSFTGVKLRPKMSVRSYGSREGSVSSRSGECSPVPMGSFPRRGFMNGSRESTGYLEELEKERSLLLAELEKEEKEKDWYYAQLQNLTKRIDSLPLTENFSLQTDMTRRQLEYEARQIRAAMEEQLGTCQDMEKRAQARVARIQQIEKDILRIRQLLQSQAAEAERAPQSKHEAGSHDTERQNEGQGAAEISVATSSTGQGSASRVDHETASVMSSSSNYSVPRRLTSHLGTKVTEDYKPQVEMVYSLLSMLGTHDKDDMSRTLLAMSSSQDSCIAMRQSGCLPLLIQLLHGNDKDSVLLGNSRGSKEARARASAALHNIIHSQPDDKRGRREIRVLHLLEQIRAYCETCWEWQEAHEQGMDQDKNPMPAPVDHQICPAVCVLMKLSFDEEHRHAMNELGGLQAIAELLQVDCEMYGLTNDHYSVTLRRYAGMALTNLTFGDVANKATLCSMKGCMRALVAQLKSESEDLQQVIASVLRNLSWRADVNSKKTLREVGSVKALMECALEVKKESTLKSVLSALWNLSAHCTGNKADICAVDGALAFLVGTLTYRSQTNTLAIIESGGGILRNVSSLIATNEDHRQILRENSCLQTLLQHLKSHSLTIVSNACGTLWNLSARNAKDQEALWDMGAVSMLKNLIHSKHKMIAMGSAAALRNLMANRPAKYKDANIMSPGSSLPSLHVRKQKALEAELDAQHLSETFDNIDNLSPKASHRNKQRHKQNIYSEYVLDASRHDDGVCRSESFNAGNITVLSPYVNTTVLPGSSSRGNAENSRSEKDRSVERDRTVGLNTYHQAAESTGNSSKRIGMQISTAAAQIAKVMEEVTSMHIPQEDRSSGSTSEIHCLTEDRNGQRRSASAHTHSNTYFPKSENSNRTCPVPYTKMEYKRASNDSLNSVSSSDGYGKRGQMKPSIESYSEDDESKFCSYGQYPADLAHKIHSANHMDDNDEELDTPINYSLKYSDEQLNSGRQSPSQNERWARPKHIIDDEMKQNEQRQSRNQNAAYPVYTESGEDKHMKYQTPFGQQECVSSFRSRGSTGSDQNRVGPTLGMNQKVNQSLCQVDDYDDDKPTNYSERYSEEEQHEEEDRPTNYSIKYNEEEHHVDQPIDYSLKYSTEVPAPSQKPSFTFPKTTSVQLSKTDHIPPSSGSTSAPSAGSKRQNQLHPSSAQSRSGHAQKTTSCKTPSINQETIQTYCVEDTPICFSRCSSLSSLSSAEDEIGRDQSTRGTDANNTLQIAELKENSGALPTEGAASEIASTAQHIRTKSTRLQTSSLSPSDSSRHKAVEFSSGAKSPSKSGAQTPKSPPEHYVQETPLMFSRCTSVSSLDSFESRSIASSVQSEPCSGIVSGIISPSDLPDSPGQTMPPSRSKTPPPAQGVQVKREGPKGKATTTEKREPGPRQAAVNAAVQRVQVLPDADTLLHFATESTPDGFSCSSSLSALSLDEPFIQKDAELRIMPPVHENEHGNEAEPEQSEDTKDNQEKKPEKPPEAEKDILDDSDDDIEILEACIISAMPTKSSRKAKKPSQASAPKIPPPVARKPSQLPVYKLLPSQSRLQSQKHVTFTPGDDMPRVYCVEGTPINFSTATSLSDLTIESPPSELANADSVGVGAESGEFEKRDTIPTEGRSTDDSQRAKSSAVTPLGLDDDKTEESDILAECINSAMPKGKSHKPFRVKKIMDQIQQASSSPSNKNQPEGEKKKPTSPVKPVSQNNEYRARVRKSIEPKSNASNERGYPENRDAKKQNLKNNSREFHDKLPNNEERVRGSFAFDSPHHYTPIEGTPYCFSRNDSLSSLDFDDDDVDLSREKAELRKGKEGKEIESKECSNAEQSSNQLPSNRTQVCQKHPVGRSQTKTFSQSTKDIPDRGAATDEKMQNFAIENTPVCFSRNSSLSSLSDIDQENNNNKEGEPVKCPEAPEPQVESNRPQTSGYAPKSFHVEDTPVCFSRNSSLSSLSIDSEDDLLQECISSAMPKKKKPSRMKSDGEKNNSRNTGGILAEDLTLDLREIQRPDSEHGFSPDSENFDWKAIQEGANSIVSSLHQAAAAASLSRQASSDSDSILSLKSGISLGSPFHLTPDQEEKPFTSNKGPRIIKPGEKSTLESKKVESESRGIKGGKKVYKSMITGKARSNSEVSSLKQPQQTSVPSISRGRTMIHIPGLRNSSSSTSPVSKKGPPHKNMNSKSPSEGQSLTSSPRGAKSSVKPEPAPVTRQPSGLNQSGSSKGPSRSGSRDSTPSRPQQQPLSRPLQSPGRNSISPGRNGISPPNKLSQLPRTSSPSTASTKSSSSGRMSYTPPGRQMSQQNLTKQTALPKSTSSIPRSESASKGLNQTLSTSGSNKKTDLSRMPSTKSSGSESDRSDRPVLVRQSTFIKEAPSPTLRRKLEESASFESLSPSRPDSPTRSQLQTPVLSPSLPDMSLSTHSPAQSSGWRKLAPNQSPTIEYDGRPAKRHDIARSHSESPSRLLINRSGTWKREHSKHSSSLPRVSTWRRTGSSSSILSASSESSEKAKSEDEKQHGGSLPGHKQSKESQAPAKGTWRKIKENEIPQIMNDPQHSSSGATNGSDSKTLIYQMAPAVSKTEDVWVRIEDCPINNPRSGRSPTGNTPPVIDSVSEKGGVNGRDPKEIQEKQTPGNGGVPVRTVGLENRLNSFFQIDSPDKKGTETKPLQNNPVPAPEINESTVSERTPFSSSSSSKHSSPIGAVAARVTPFNYNPSRRKSSVDNSSARPSQIPTPVNNSTKKRDTKSENTDSSGTQSPKRHSGSYLVTSV; from the exons GGTTCTGCTTCTCGAGTGGACCACGAGACAGCCAGTGTTATGAGCTCTAGTAGTAACTATTCTGTTCCTCGCAGACTGACAAGTCATCTGGGTACCAAGGTAACCGAAGATTACAAACCACAG GTGGAAATGGTGTATTCATTGTTATCAATGCTTGGTACTCATGATAAAGATGACATGTCAAGAACATTGCTAGCAATGTCTAGCTCCCAGGACAGCTGCATAGCCATGCGTCAGTCTGGATGTCTTCCTCTCCTCATCCAGCTTTTACATGGCAACGATAAGGACTCTGTGTTGTTAGGAAACTCCCGTGGTAGTAAAGAGGCTCGTGCCAGAGCCAGCGCAGCGCTGCACAACATCATTCACTCCCAGCCCGATGATAAGCGAGGCAGACGGGAAATCCGTGTGCTCCATCTCTTGGAGCAGATCCGTGCTTACTGTGAAACGTGTTGGGAATGGCAGGAGGCACATGAACAAGGCATGGACCAAGACAAAAACCCAA TGCCTGCTCCAGTGGATCATCAGATTTGTCCTGCAGTGTGTGTTTTGATGAAACTTTCATTTGATGAAGAACACAGACATGCAATGAATGAGCTTG GAGGTTTGCAGGCCATTGCTGAACTGCTGCAAGTGGATTGTGAAATGTATGGACTCACAAATGATCACTATAGTGTTACCCTAAGGAGGTATGCAGGCATGGCTCTGACAAACCTGACTTTTGGAGATGTGGCAAACAAG GCTACATTATGTTCCATGAAGGGCTGCATGAGAGCTCTTGTAGCCCAGCTGAAATCTGAAAGTGAAGACTTACAGCAG GTCATTGCAAGTGTATTGAGGAACTTGTCCTGGCGAGCAGACGTAAACAGTAAAAAGACTCTAAGAGAAGTTGGAAGTGTGAAAGCATTGATGGAATGTGCTTTAGAAGTTAAGAAG GAATCCACCCTGAAAAGCGTTCTGAGTGCCTTATGGAATTTGTCAGCACACTGCACTGGGAACAAAGCTGACATATGTGCTGTAGATGGTGCTCTTGCATTTCTGGTTGGCACACTGACATACCGGAGCCAAACAAACACTTTAGCCATCATAGAAAGTGGAGGAGGAATACTAAGAAATGTTTCTAGCCTAATTGCTACTAATGAGGACCATAG GCAAATCTTGCGAGAGAACAGCTGCTTACAAACCTTGTTACAACACTTGAAGTCACACAGTTTGACAATAGTTAGTAACGCATGTGGGACCCTATGGAATCTCTCTGCTCGAAATGCAAAGGATCAGGAGGCACTGTGGGACATGGGAGCCGTGAGCATGCTGAAAAACCTGATTCACTCAAAACACAAAATGATAGCCATGGGTAGTGCCGCAGCTCTACGGAACCTCATGGCAAACAGGCCAGCAAAGTACAAAGATGCCAACATTATGTCTCCAGGATCAAGCCTCCCATCCCTCCATGTCAGAAAGCAAAAGGCACTGGAAGCAGAATTAGATGCTCAGCATTTATCAGAGACTTTTGACAACATTGATAACTTAAGCCCAAAAGCATCTCACCGCAATAAGCAGAGACATAAGCAAAATATATACAGTGAGTATGTCCTCGATGCCAGCCGCCACGACGATGGGGTGTGCAGGTCAGAGAGCTTTAATGCTGGCAATATAACTGTGCTCTCACCATATGTAAATACTACGGTATTACCTGGCTCCTCCAGTAGAGGAAACGCAGAAAATTCTCGATCTGAGAAAGACAGGAGTGTTGAAAGGGATCGAACAGTAGGTTTAAATACCTATCATCAAGCTGCAGAGAGTACTGGGAATTCCTCTAAGAGAATAGGAATGCAGATTTCTACTGCTGCAGCTCAGATTGCCAAAGTTATGGAAGAAGTAACAAGCATGCACATTCCACAGGAAGACAGAAGTTCTGGTTCCACTTCTGAAATACACTGTTTGACAGAAGACAGAAATGGCCAAAGAAGGTCAGCCTCTGCCCATACTCACTCAAATACATACTTTCCAAAATCCGAGAACTCAAACAGGACATGTCCTGTGCCGTATACAAAAATGGAATACAAAAGAGCTTCAAATGATAGTTTAAATAGTGTCAGCAGCAGTGACGGCTATGGTAAAAGAGGCCAAATGAAACCTTCCATTGAGTCTTACTCCGAAGATGATGAAAGTAAATTCTGTAGTTATGGCCAATATCCAGCTGACTTGGCACACAAGATTCATAGTGCAAATCACATGGATGACAATGATGAAGAACTAGACACTCCTATTAATTATAGTCTTAAATACTCAGATGAGCAGTTAAATTCTGGAAGGCAAAGTCCATCCCAGAATGAAAGATGGGCAAGGCCTAAGCATATAATAGATgatgaaatgaaacaaaatgagCAAAGACAGTCAAGGAACCAAAATGCAGCCTACCCTGTGTATACTGAAAGTGGAGAGGATAAACACATGAAATATCAGACACCTTTTGGACAGCAGGAGTGTGTTTCTTCCTTTAGATCAAGAGGATCCACTGGCTCAGATCAGAACAGAGTAGGCCCAACTCTTGGAATGAATCAGAAAGTAAACCAGTCCTTGTGCCAGGTTGATGATTATGATGACGATAAGCCAACCAACTATAGTGAACGTTATTCTGAGGAGGAACAACATGAAGAGGAAGACAGACCAACTAATTACAGCATAAAGTACAATGAAGAGGAACATCATGTTGATCAGCCTATTGATTATAGTTTAAAATATTCAACAGAAGTTCCAGCACCTTCTCAGAAGCCATCTTTTACTTTTCCAAAAACTACTTCAGTGCAACTCAGTAAAACTGACCATATTCCCCCAAGCAGTGGGAGCACATCAGCCCCCTCAGCTGGTTCAAAGAGGCAGAACCAGCTTCACCCaagctctgcacagagcagaagtggtCATGCACAGAAGACCACCTCCTGTAAGACTCCCTCTATTAATCAGGAAACTATACAAACTTACTGCGTGGAAGATACCCCGATATGTTTTTCAAGGTGTAGCTCTTTGTCATCCTTGTCATCAGCTGAAGATGAAATAGGACGTGATCAATCCACACGTGGCACTGATGCCAATAACACATTGCAGATTGCAGAACTGAAGGAGAACAGTGGGGCTCTACCTACAGAAGGTGCGGCAAGTGAAATTGCATCAACAGCACAACACATCAGAACAAAATCCACTAGACTTCAGACTTCCAGCTTGTCTCCTTCTGATTCCTCTAGACATAAAGCTGTTGAATTTTCTTCAGGTGCCAAATCTCCCTCAAAGAGTGGTGCCCAAACTCCTAAAAGCCCACCAGAACATTATGTACAGGAAACGCCACTCATGTTCAGCAGATGTACTTCTGTAAGTTCCCTGGACAGTTTTGAAAGCCGTTCAATTGCTAGTTCAGTTCAAAGTGAGCCTTGCAGTGGAATAGTAAGTGGTATTATAAGTCCCAGTGACCTTCCAGACAGCCCTGGACAAACAATGCCTCCAAGCAGAAGTAAAACACCACCGCCTGCTCAAGGAGTTCAAGTAAAAAGAGAGGGACCTAAAGGAAAAGCAACCACTACAGAGAAGAGAGAGCCTGGTCCTAGACAGGCAGCTGTAAATGCAGCTGTTCAAAGAGTACAGGTACTGCCAGATGCTGATACACTATTACATTTTGCCACAGAAAGCACACCAGATGGATTTTCTTGCTCTTCTAGCCTGAGTGCTCTGAGCCTTGATGAGCCATTTATACAGAAGGATGCAGAGTTAAGAATTATGCCCCCAGTTCATGAAAATGAGCATGGTAACGAAGCAGAACCTGAACAGTCAGAGGATACAAAGGATAACCAAGAGAAGAAACCAGAGAAGCCACCTGAAGCAGAAAAAGACATTCTGGATGATTCTGATGACGATATTGAAATACTGGAAGCGTGTATTATTTCTGCAATGCCAACGAAGTCTTCACGTAAAGCCAAAAAGCCTTCTCAAGCATCGGCTCCAAAAATACCTCCTCCTGTAGCCAGAAAGCCCAGCCAGTTGCCAGTGTACAAACTTTTGCCTTCACAAAGCAGACTGCAATCACAAAAGCATGTGACTTTTACACCAGGAGATGATATGCCACGGGTATATTGTGTTGAGGGTACTCCAATTAATTTTTCAACAGCTACATCTCTGAGTGACCTGACAATAGAATCCCCCCCGAGTGAGCTGGCCAATGCAGACAGTGTGGGTGTGGGAGCAGAATCAGGGGAGTTTGAAAAGCGGGACACCATTCCTACAGAAGGCAGAAGTACTGATGATTCTCAGAGAGCAAAAAGCTCAGCTGTGACACCCCTTGGCCTGGATGATGACAAAACAGAAGAGAGTGACATTTTGGCTGAGTGCATTAACTCAGCTATGCCAAAAGGAAAAAGTCACAAACCTTTCAGAGTGAAGAAGATAATGGATCAAATTCAACAAGCATCTTCATCTCCAAGTAATAAAAACCAACCAGAAGGTGAGAAAAAGAAGCCAACATCACCAGTAAAGCCTGTTTCCCAAAACAATGAATACAGAGCACGTGTGCGAAAAAGCATAGAACCCAAAAGCAATGCTAGTAATGAAAGAGGCTATCCAGAGAACAGAGATGCAAAGAAACAGaaccttaaaaataattcaagagAGTTTCATGACAAATTGCCAAATAATGAAGAGCGTGTAAGAGGAAGCTTTGCATTTGATTCCCCTCATCATTATACACCTATTGAGGGAACTCCTTACTGTTTTTCACGGAATGATTCCCTGAGTTCTTTAGattttgatgatgatgatgttgACCTTTCAAGGGAGAAGGCAGAattaaggaaaggaaaagaaggaaaggaaattgaAAGTAAAGAGTGCTCTAATGCAGAGCAGTCTTCAAATCAGCTACCAAGTAACAGGACACAAGTTTGTCAAAAACACCCAGTGGGCAGAAGCCAGACAAAAACTTTCTCTCAGTCAACTAAAGATATTCCAGACAGAGGAGCAGCTACAGATgagaaaatgcagaattttgcTATTGAAAACACACCTGTTTGTTTTTCTCGCAATTCATCTCTTAGCTCCCTCAGTGATATTGATCAAgaaaacaataacaacaaagaAGGGGAACCTGTAAAATGTCCTGAGGCTCCCGAGCCACAGGTGGAATCCAACAGACCACAGACTTCTGGTTATGCACCTAAATCATTTCATGTTGAAGATACTCCTGTGTGCTTCTCTAGAAACAGCTCTCTGAGTTCTCTTAGCATTGACTCAGAAGATGATCTTCTGCAGGAATGCATTAGTTCTGCTATgcctaaaaagaaaaagccctcAAGAATGAAGAGTGatggtgaaaaaaataattccagaaACACAGGTGGTATACTAGCTGAAGATTTAACACTGGATTTAAGAGAGATACAGAGGCCAGATTCAGAACATGGTTTTTCACCTGATTCAGAAAACTTTGACTGGAAAGCTATACAAGAAGGTGCAAATTCTATAGTTAGTAGCTTGCAtcaagctgcagctgctgcatcaCTGTCTAGACAAGCGTCATCAGACTCTGACTCTATCCTTTCCTTAAAATCTGGTATTTCGCTAGGGTCACCATTTCATCTTACCCCAGATCAAGAAGAAAAACCTTTCACTAGTAATAAAGGTCCAAGAATTATTAAGCCAGGAGAGAAGAGTACACTGGAGTCTAAAAAAGTAGAATCAGAAAGTAGGGGAATCAAAGGAGGGAAGAAAGTGTATAAAAGTATGATCACAGGAAAAGCACGCTCTAATTCAGAAGTTTCAAGTTTGAAGCAACCACAACAGACAAGTGTGCCTTCAATCTCACGTGGCAGAACAATGATCCATATTCCAGGACTTCGAAATAGTTCTTCAAGTACTAGTCCTGTTTCTAAAAAAGGACCCCCACACAAAAACATGAACTCCAAAAGTCCCAGTGAAGGCCAAAGTTTGACTAGTTCTCCAAGAGGAGCCAAATCATCAGTGAAacctgagccagctcctgtgactAGGCAGCCATCAGGGTTGAACCAGAGTGGATCAAGTAAAGGACCTTCTAGATCAGGATCTAGAGACTCCACTCCTTCTAGACCTCAGCAGCAGCCATTAAGTAGGCCTCTGCAATCTCCTGGACGAAACTCCATTTCCCCAGGAAGAAATGGTATCAGTCCTCCCAACAAACTGTCACAGTTGCCAAGAACATCATCTCCTAGCACAGCTTCAACTAAATCCTCAAGTTCAGGTAGAATGTCATACACACCACCAGGAAGACAGATGAGCCAGCAAAACCTTACAAAGCAAACTGCCTTACCTAAGAGTACTAGTAGCATTCCACGAAGTGAGTCTGCTTCAAAGGGGTTAAACCAAACTCTCAGCACCAGTGGATCAAACAAAAAGACTGACCTATCCAGAATGCCATCCACAAAGTCTAGTGGAAGTGAATCTGATAGATCTGACAGACCTGTTCTTGTTCGTCAGTCAACTTTTATTAAAGAGGCTCCGAGCCCGACTCTGAGACGGAAATTAGAAGAGTCAGCTTCATTTGAATCTCTGTCACCTTCCAGACCAGATTCTCCCACAAGGTCCCAACTGCAGACCCCAGTTTTAAGTCCTTCTCTTCCTGATATGTCTTTATCCACTCATTCACCTGCCCAGAGTAGTGGTTGGCGAAAATTAGCTCCTAATCAGAGCCCTACCATAGAATATGATGGGAGACCAGCAAAGCGTCATGACATAGCTCGTTCCCATTCTGAGAGTCCGTCTAGGCTGCTGATCAACAGATCAGGAACATGGAAGCGCGAGCACAGTAAGCATTCCTCATCACTTCCTCGTGTAAGCACTTGGCGAAGAACTGGAAGTTCCTCCTCAATCCTGTCAGCTTCTTCAGAATCCAGTGAAAAGGCAAAAAGCGAAGATGAAAAGCAGCATGGAGGTTCTCTCCCTGGACACAAGCAAAGTAAAGAAAGCCAAGCACCAGCAAAAGGTacttggagaaaaataaaagaaaatgaaattcctCAGATAATGAATGATCCTCAGCATTCTTCTTCGGGTGCCACAAATGGCTCTGATTCCAAAACCCTCATCTATCAGATGGCTCCAGCTGTCTCTAAGACAGAGGATGTGTGGGTGAGGATAGAGGATTGCCCAATTAACAACCCTCGATCTGGAAGGTCCCCAACTGGAAATACTCCCCCTGTTATTGACAGTGTTTCAGAGAAAGGGGGTGTGAATGGTAGAGATCCTAAAGAGATTCAAGAAAAGCAAACCCCAGGGAATGGAGGTGTTCCTGTTCGTACCGTTGGCTTAGAAAACCGTCTGAACTCTTTCTTTCAGATAGACAGTCCAGACAAGAAAGGCACTGAAACAAAGCCTCTGCAGAATAATCCTGTTCCTGCCCCAGAAATTAATGAAAGTACTGTTAGTGAGCGTACTCCATTCAGTTCCAGTAGCTCAAGCAAGCACAGCTCCCCCATCGGTGCTGTGGCAGCACGGGTGACTCCTTTCAACTACAACCCGAGCCGCAGGAAGAGCAGCGTGGACAATAGTTCTGCTCGGCCCTCACAGATACCAACCCCGGTGAATAACAGCACCAAGAAACGTGACACCAAGTCTGAAAACACTGACTCCAGTGGAACACAAAGCCCTAAACGTCACTCTGGCTCTTACCTGGTAACTTCTGTTTAa